One window of Papaver somniferum cultivar HN1 chromosome 9, ASM357369v1, whole genome shotgun sequence genomic DNA carries:
- the LOC113312619 gene encoding uncharacterized protein LOC113312619, which produces MVGAKPYRSPCPPGTKLSAKDGELSQNPTEYRSLVGALQYLTWTYNYFWIYDADWGGDPDTSRSTSGFCLCFSNNPISWSAKKQPTISRSSTEAEYKCLTTTTAEIL; this is translated from the exons ATGGTTGGTGCAAAGCCATATAGATCTCCTTGTCCACCAGGCACTAAACTAAGTGCTAAAGATGGTGAGCTATCACAAAATCCAACAGAGTACAGGTCACTTGTTGGAGCTCTACAATACTTAACTTG GACTTACAACTATTTCTGGATATACGATGCTGACTGGGGTGGGGATCCTGATACAAGCAGATCAACAAGTGGATTTTGTCTCTGTTTTAGTAATAATCCTATATCTTGGTCTGCTAAGAAGCAGCCTACTATTTCTAGAAGCTCAACAGAAGCTGAATACAAGTGCTTAACTACTACTACTGCTGAAATTCTATGA